A region from the Microbacterium lacus genome encodes:
- a CDS encoding GAF domain-containing sensor histidine kinase — translation MTTAQDVTRRLAIAEYRVVGEPPEPDLEGLVRLAATVCGVSTAVINIIDDRLQHQIAAVGFTPSMCSREDSMCAVVFQKPGHVVVPDARADDRFADNPFVTGAIANIRFYASSPLITPAGIPIGTLCVFDEETGDLSPADSAALAILAHQVVDVLELRRMTRALQASNDQLETFAAQVSHDLRNPLAAVTGFIELAADSPELADAPRAARALARAESAATRMERMIADLLEYARSGGAEPRREPVALDGVLRVVMEDLDAALRRSAARVAIDTPATVLGDPTLLGVLLQNLIANAVKFSAASGVPPYVEVTASPISSGWRITVEDNGPGIEPDNRESVFDLLERGDAHDVPGWGIGLSTCRRIVEAHGGLIGIEDSPLGGACVWMVLPGAGAELPLPVVALH, via the coding sequence GTGACCACTGCGCAGGACGTGACCAGGCGACTCGCGATCGCCGAGTACCGGGTGGTGGGCGAGCCTCCCGAGCCCGATCTCGAGGGCCTGGTCCGCTTGGCGGCGACCGTGTGCGGCGTGTCGACGGCGGTGATCAACATCATCGATGACCGGCTGCAGCACCAGATCGCGGCGGTCGGCTTCACGCCCTCCATGTGCAGCCGCGAGGACTCGATGTGCGCGGTCGTGTTCCAGAAGCCAGGGCACGTCGTCGTCCCCGATGCACGCGCGGACGATCGCTTCGCCGACAACCCGTTCGTGACCGGCGCCATCGCCAACATCCGCTTCTACGCGTCGAGTCCGCTCATCACCCCTGCCGGCATCCCGATCGGCACCCTGTGCGTCTTCGACGAGGAGACGGGCGATCTCTCCCCCGCCGACAGCGCCGCCCTCGCGATCCTCGCCCATCAGGTCGTGGACGTGCTCGAGCTGCGCAGGATGACGCGCGCACTGCAGGCCTCGAACGACCAGCTCGAGACGTTCGCCGCGCAGGTCAGCCACGACCTGCGCAACCCCCTCGCCGCCGTCACGGGCTTCATCGAGCTGGCGGCGGACAGCCCCGAACTCGCCGACGCCCCCCGCGCCGCGCGGGCACTCGCGCGCGCCGAGTCCGCCGCGACGCGCATGGAGCGCATGATCGCGGACCTCCTCGAATACGCGCGCAGCGGTGGCGCCGAGCCCCGGCGCGAGCCGGTCGCCCTCGATGGCGTGCTGCGCGTCGTGATGGAGGATCTGGATGCCGCACTGCGGCGCTCCGCTGCGCGCGTGGCGATCGACACCCCGGCGACGGTCCTCGGCGACCCGACGCTGCTGGGCGTCCTCCTGCAGAACCTGATCGCGAACGCGGTGAAGTTCAGCGCGGCATCCGGTGTCCCGCCGTACGTCGAGGTGACGGCTTCTCCGATCTCGTCCGGATGGCGCATCACCGTGGAGGACAACGGTCCTGGGATCGAGCCGGATAACCGGGAGAGCGTGTTCGATCTGCTCGAGCGCGGCGACGCCCACGATGTACCGGGCTGGGGGATCGGGCTGTCGACGTGCCGGCGGATCGTCGAGGCGCACGGCGGGCTCATCGGCATCGAGGACTCGCCGCTGGGCGGCGCGTGCGTGTGGATGGTCTTGCCCGGCGCCGGGGCGGAGCTCCCTCTTCCCGTGGTCGCACTGCACTGA
- a CDS encoding methyltransferase domain-containing protein, with the protein MATPLRRYGAGARVYDVLSGERWVYHAGREAGIDLLAPRRGDIVIDLGCGTGLNFPALAAAVGPEGLVVGIDRSVDMLAMARRRVSAEGWGDRIRIVESDAAELDTGRIHALMAGERDRDRADALFITYALSVFDRRDEAWTRARTLVRSGGRAGIVDMQAPTGRWKVFSPLAHLACATGGSDIRSRPWRLLERDAVAGTVRRTERKGGHLVVVAADLP; encoded by the coding sequence ATGGCGACCCCGCTGCGACGATACGGAGCCGGCGCGCGCGTGTACGACGTGCTCTCCGGCGAGCGCTGGGTCTACCACGCCGGTCGCGAGGCCGGCATCGATCTACTCGCACCGCGCCGCGGGGACATCGTGATCGACCTCGGGTGCGGGACGGGACTCAACTTCCCCGCCCTGGCCGCCGCCGTCGGACCGGAGGGGCTCGTCGTCGGCATCGACCGAAGCGTCGACATGCTCGCGATGGCGCGGCGTCGGGTGTCGGCCGAAGGGTGGGGTGACCGCATCCGGATCGTCGAGTCGGATGCGGCGGAACTGGACACCGGTCGGATCCACGCGCTCATGGCCGGCGAACGCGACCGTGATCGTGCCGACGCCCTGTTCATCACGTATGCGCTCAGCGTCTTCGACCGCCGAGATGAGGCGTGGACGCGTGCGCGGACGCTCGTGCGGTCCGGAGGCCGCGCGGGCATCGTCGACATGCAGGCGCCGACCGGTCGGTGGAAGGTCTTCTCGCCGCTCGCGCATCTCGCGTGCGCGACGGGGGGGTCGGACATCCGCTCGCGCCCATGGCGGCTCCTGGAGCGCGACGCCGTCGCCGGGACGGTGCGGCGGACGGAGCGCAAGGGCGGCCACCTCGTCGTGGTCGCCGCGGACCTGCCCTGA
- a CDS encoding dihydrolipoyl dehydrogenase family protein, with the protein MSAPTRRSPRPLSADEAGAARWDLIVIGAGSAGLVAAKSAAVLGARVLLIEAGSFGGECLHTGCVPSKSLIAAAHAAHAARTAGRFGVHAGQVRVDFGHVMDHVRGAIAAIQPVDSPDALARAGVFTLAGRARFEDEKSLSVDGRRLRFGDAVIATGSAPVLPDVRGADAVEILTNETFWNLQELPERLLVLGGGAVGCELAQAMARLGSAVTLVHRGPRLLPREDPAASALVREALRADGVDVHLQASVQELHGAHGDGSSGGTAQLSTGAQVRFDRILAALGRRAVTAGLGLEAAGVAVDDSGAIAVDGALRTSNPRIRAAGDVTPLPRFTHTAGVFGSTAATNAVLGLSRAADLDVVPRVTFTAPEVGAVGVSPEEARTRGFRVLVHEHRDLDRAIAEGDTAGRTTIIVDRRGRIRGASIVGPRAGEALAEYTTAMRAGLTATRLATTTHAYPTYADAGWNAVVAEAQRGLRSGALRRGIRLLAGLHRRRRSRTS; encoded by the coding sequence ATGAGCGCTCCGACACGCAGATCCCCCCGTCCGCTCTCCGCCGACGAGGCCGGTGCGGCGCGGTGGGACCTGATCGTGATCGGCGCGGGGAGCGCGGGACTGGTCGCGGCCAAGAGCGCGGCAGTCCTCGGCGCGCGCGTGCTGCTGATCGAGGCAGGCTCCTTCGGCGGGGAGTGCCTGCACACGGGGTGCGTGCCCTCGAAATCGCTCATCGCGGCCGCGCACGCGGCGCACGCGGCGAGGACGGCGGGCCGGTTCGGCGTGCACGCCGGCCAGGTGCGCGTTGACTTCGGCCACGTGATGGACCACGTCCGGGGCGCGATCGCCGCGATCCAGCCGGTCGATTCGCCCGACGCCCTCGCCCGTGCCGGTGTGTTCACGCTGGCCGGCCGAGCGCGGTTCGAGGACGAGAAGTCGCTGAGCGTGGACGGGCGGCGCCTCCGATTCGGCGACGCGGTCATCGCGACCGGCAGCGCGCCCGTCCTACCCGATGTCCGCGGGGCGGATGCCGTGGAGATCCTCACGAACGAGACGTTCTGGAACCTGCAGGAGCTACCCGAACGACTCCTGGTGCTCGGCGGGGGCGCCGTGGGGTGCGAGCTCGCGCAGGCGATGGCGCGCTTGGGCAGCGCCGTCACCCTCGTGCACCGCGGGCCGCGGCTCCTCCCCCGGGAGGATCCCGCCGCAAGCGCGCTCGTGCGCGAGGCTCTCCGCGCCGACGGCGTCGACGTGCATCTGCAGGCGAGCGTCCAGGAGCTGCACGGCGCGCACGGCGATGGCTCCAGCGGCGGCACCGCGCAGCTGAGCACCGGCGCACAGGTGCGGTTCGATCGGATCCTCGCGGCCCTCGGCCGACGCGCGGTGACGGCGGGGCTCGGTCTCGAGGCCGCAGGAGTCGCCGTCGACGACTCCGGCGCGATCGCCGTCGACGGGGCACTGCGCACCTCGAACCCGCGGATCCGGGCCGCCGGCGATGTGACCCCCCTTCCCCGGTTCACCCATACGGCGGGGGTGTTCGGGAGCACGGCGGCCACGAACGCGGTGCTGGGCCTGTCGCGCGCGGCTGATCTGGACGTCGTCCCTCGCGTCACCTTCACCGCTCCCGAGGTCGGCGCCGTCGGCGTTTCCCCCGAGGAGGCCCGCACCAGGGGGTTCCGCGTCCTCGTCCACGAGCACCGGGACCTGGATCGGGCGATTGCCGAGGGCGACACCGCCGGACGGACCACGATCATCGTCGATCGGCGCGGGCGGATCCGCGGAGCGAGCATCGTCGGCCCGCGCGCGGGCGAAGCGCTCGCCGAATACACGACCGCGATGCGCGCGGGCCTGACCGCGACGCGGCTCGCCACGACCACGCACGCGTACCCGACGTACGCCGACGCCGGGTGGAACGCCGTGGTGGCCGAGGCGCAGCGCGGGCTTCGGTCGGGGGCGCTCCGCCGCGGCATCCGCCTCCTGGCGGGGCTGCACCGTCGCCGACGCTCGCGCACGTCCTGA
- a CDS encoding CDP-alcohol phosphatidyltransferase family protein, whose amino-acid sequence MLDRSLRSVLSRPLEATAAAIDRPWISPDGLTITGLVLGVGSAVAAGFQLWWVALALWLVSRVADGLDGTLARRRRRRVTEDAAPPPSHAGGFLDITADFVAYGATVVGVAFGATTGYGAPWWPFLLVLLAYYINGTAFLAFSSIAERSGRTIDDGRSLSFLGRIAEGTETIVVHSLWLILPFWAWQIALIWAVFVAVSATQRIVAGYRALR is encoded by the coding sequence ATGCTTGACCGGTCGCTGCGGAGCGTGCTGTCGCGTCCGCTCGAGGCGACGGCAGCAGCGATCGACCGCCCCTGGATCTCCCCGGACGGCCTCACGATCACCGGGCTCGTCCTCGGCGTCGGATCGGCGGTCGCCGCCGGATTCCAGCTGTGGTGGGTCGCCCTGGCGCTCTGGCTCGTCTCGCGGGTCGCCGACGGGCTGGACGGTACGCTCGCGCGCCGCCGGCGTCGACGTGTCACAGAGGATGCCGCACCGCCGCCGTCGCATGCCGGCGGGTTCCTGGACATCACCGCCGACTTCGTCGCGTACGGCGCGACCGTCGTCGGCGTCGCCTTCGGAGCGACCACCGGCTACGGCGCCCCGTGGTGGCCGTTCCTCCTCGTTCTTCTGGCGTACTACATCAACGGCACGGCGTTCCTGGCGTTCTCCTCGATCGCCGAGCGCTCCGGCCGGACGATCGACGACGGCAGATCGTTGTCCTTCCTCGGGCGCATCGCCGAGGGGACGGAGACGATCGTCGTGCACTCGCTGTGGTTGATCCTGCCGTTCTGGGCGTGGCAGATCGCCCTCATCTGGGCGGTGTTCGTCGCGGTGAGCGCGACGCAGCGGATCGTGGCGGGGTACCGCGCCCTGCGCTGA
- a CDS encoding TVP38/TMEM64 family protein — translation MDAGDPGVHPVRSKRWAVTRLALLLLFVAVAATVGFLLAPSDIEAIRAAAADWGWAGALLFLIGYAALTLTPVPKNLLGIAAGVVWGFWTALVLVYVGALIGAAASFVIGRALGREAIERLTGARVARLDEAIAHRGFVAVLGARLIPVIPFTLINYGAGLTSVRRRDYALGTAIGILPGSAAYVALGAYGFEFGPPFWIALAVLGALAIGGVVGGAVVRSRRQRAVTDSGESDA, via the coding sequence GTGGACGCTGGCGATCCGGGTGTTCATCCCGTCCGATCGAAGCGCTGGGCGGTCACCCGGCTGGCGCTTCTGCTGTTGTTCGTCGCCGTCGCCGCAACGGTTGGTTTCCTGCTCGCGCCGAGCGACATCGAGGCCATCCGAGCGGCCGCGGCGGACTGGGGGTGGGCCGGCGCGCTGCTCTTCCTCATCGGCTATGCGGCCCTGACTCTGACGCCCGTTCCGAAGAATCTGCTCGGCATCGCCGCGGGAGTCGTGTGGGGATTCTGGACCGCGCTCGTGCTCGTCTACGTGGGCGCGCTGATCGGGGCAGCCGCCTCGTTCGTGATCGGGAGGGCCCTCGGCCGGGAGGCGATAGAACGGCTCACCGGCGCGCGCGTCGCGCGGCTGGACGAGGCGATCGCCCACCGGGGTTTCGTCGCGGTGCTGGGTGCTCGGCTGATCCCGGTGATCCCCTTCACCCTGATCAATTACGGCGCGGGCCTGACCTCGGTCCGCCGACGCGACTACGCACTGGGCACCGCGATCGGCATCCTCCCCGGTTCCGCCGCGTACGTCGCGCTGGGCGCGTACGGCTTCGAGTTCGGACCCCCGTTCTGGATCGCGCTCGCCGTGCTCGGCGCGCTCGCGATCGGCGGAGTCGTCGGGGGCGCCGTGGTGCGCTCCCGCCGTCAGCGCGCGGTGACGGACTCAGGGGAGTCGGATGCTTGA
- a CDS encoding ABC transporter substrate-binding protein: MTSAHPRSVRLAAAASALPLLALVGCAAPAATAPGAYDEWDQVLADAKGQTVQLWMYGGDDQGNAYVDDILAPAVAEYGVTLERVPVTDTRDALNRVFTELQAGRSDGTVDLIWVNGDNFRTGREADAWLCGWTDLLPSMANTDPADPLLESDFGTPVDGCEAPWHKAQFTLVYNADTVAEPPTTMAEVLDWAEANPGRFTYPAPPDFTGSVFVREVLASVSGGADEVPAAFSQAAFDELSPALYDRLTGLAPSLWRGGDTYPANEAELGQLFADGQVDMTMTYGPATLTDLVADGTYPAGTTVLPLEDGTVGNASFLGLPVNSDASAGAMVVANVALSVEQQVAKAKPDVWGQFTVLDIDGLDAADRSLFDALPQSPVVPPFDVLSRNAHGELSAEWVPALDEGWRTNVLSR; the protein is encoded by the coding sequence GTGACAAGCGCCCACCCCCGTTCCGTCCGCCTCGCCGCTGCGGCGTCGGCCCTTCCCCTCCTCGCACTCGTGGGCTGTGCCGCTCCCGCGGCAACGGCGCCGGGCGCGTACGACGAGTGGGATCAGGTCCTCGCCGACGCGAAGGGCCAGACCGTGCAGCTGTGGATGTACGGCGGAGACGACCAGGGCAACGCGTACGTCGACGACATCCTGGCTCCGGCGGTGGCCGAGTACGGCGTGACCCTCGAGCGGGTACCGGTGACCGACACGCGTGACGCACTGAACCGGGTCTTCACCGAGCTGCAGGCGGGCCGCTCGGACGGAACCGTGGATCTCATCTGGGTCAACGGCGACAACTTCCGCACGGGACGCGAGGCCGATGCGTGGCTGTGCGGCTGGACCGACCTCCTCCCGTCAATGGCGAACACCGACCCGGCGGACCCGCTGCTGGAGTCCGATTTCGGCACGCCGGTCGACGGGTGCGAGGCCCCGTGGCACAAGGCGCAGTTCACGCTGGTCTACAACGCCGACACGGTCGCCGAGCCGCCCACCACGATGGCCGAGGTCCTGGACTGGGCCGAGGCGAACCCCGGCCGCTTCACGTACCCGGCGCCGCCGGACTTCACCGGCTCCGTCTTCGTCCGCGAGGTGCTCGCCAGCGTGTCCGGCGGCGCCGACGAGGTTCCGGCCGCGTTCTCACAGGCCGCGTTCGACGAGCTCAGCCCCGCGCTCTACGACCGGCTGACCGGCCTCGCCCCGAGTCTGTGGCGCGGCGGCGACACCTATCCCGCGAACGAGGCCGAGCTCGGGCAGCTGTTCGCCGACGGCCAGGTCGACATGACGATGACCTACGGGCCCGCGACCCTCACCGATCTCGTCGCCGACGGGACCTATCCTGCCGGGACCACCGTGCTGCCCCTGGAGGACGGCACCGTGGGCAACGCCAGCTTCCTCGGCCTGCCGGTCAACTCCGACGCCTCAGCCGGCGCCATGGTCGTCGCGAACGTCGCACTGTCGGTCGAACAGCAGGTCGCGAAGGCGAAGCCCGACGTCTGGGGACAGTTCACCGTCCTGGACATCGACGGGCTGGATGCCGCAGACCGATCACTGTTCGACGCACTGCCGCAGTCGCCCGTCGTGCCGCCGTTCGACGTCCTCTCGCGGAACGCGCACGGCGAGCTGTCCGCCGAATGGGTGCCCGCACTGGATGAGGGCTGGCGCACGAACGTGCTGAGCCGATGA
- a CDS encoding ABC transporter permease, whose protein sequence is MSFAPVPRRAGTGAARRRGALMVLPAVTVTAIVVLGGLGATLAQAFGLLPIIGPARPGIGAFTAHPDDLASAVGVSLGIAATSTAIAVTVGTAAAIVIVSGRLGGRIVAGLGAVTVTIPHLIGAATIGLLLADAGVLPRLLGIPPESWPAFVGGPWWAAVIAEFAWKESAFVALVVTGTLATRVSAFDETAALLGAGRWKRFRHVLLPLTLPSIIIAGAIGFVYALGSYEVAWLLGRTYPEPLPVLAVRLFQGVSLDSRPEAAAVAIVTSVIALATVALTFAALRRTAAWR, encoded by the coding sequence ATGAGCTTCGCTCCCGTCCCGCGCCGCGCCGGGACCGGCGCCGCGCGGCGGCGGGGTGCCCTGATGGTCCTTCCCGCCGTGACGGTGACCGCGATCGTGGTCCTCGGCGGCCTCGGCGCGACTCTGGCCCAAGCCTTCGGGCTGTTGCCGATCATCGGTCCGGCGCGGCCGGGTATCGGCGCATTCACCGCACATCCCGACGATCTGGCCTCGGCGGTCGGGGTGTCCCTGGGCATCGCCGCGACATCGACTGCCATCGCCGTGACCGTCGGCACCGCGGCGGCGATCGTGATCGTCTCCGGCCGACTCGGAGGTCGCATCGTCGCGGGGCTGGGCGCGGTCACGGTGACGATCCCCCACCTGATCGGCGCCGCGACGATCGGACTGCTCCTGGCCGACGCCGGCGTCCTGCCGCGTCTGCTCGGCATCCCGCCGGAGTCGTGGCCGGCGTTCGTCGGGGGGCCCTGGTGGGCGGCGGTGATCGCGGAGTTCGCCTGGAAGGAATCCGCGTTCGTCGCGCTCGTGGTGACGGGCACGCTCGCGACCCGGGTGTCCGCGTTCGACGAGACGGCCGCGCTCCTCGGCGCGGGCAGGTGGAAGCGCTTCCGGCATGTGCTTCTGCCGCTCACGCTGCCGTCGATCATCATCGCCGGCGCGATCGGGTTCGTCTACGCCCTCGGCTCCTACGAAGTCGCCTGGCTGCTCGGACGCACGTATCCCGAGCCGCTTCCCGTCTTGGCGGTGCGCCTGTTCCAGGGCGTGTCGCTGGATTCACGGCCCGAGGCGGCGGCGGTCGCGATCGTGACGTCGGTGATCGCCCTCGCGACCGTCGCACTCACGTTCGCGGCGCTGCGTCGAACGGCGGCGTGGAGATGA
- a CDS encoding ABC transporter permease: MTRPTGSALTVSRGAGRAGRILVSAVLIVWFALPLLPLVLWSFADAWSYPSPLPTAWGVGGVEAATGFGAWPAFVRSIALGLAVAAIATPLGALAARALTFGAVPFPRTVSALLLAPIALPPFAAVLGVNVLLLRAFVPSVLGVVLVLVVLAIPYTAFVMRTAYGAYDRAYEDEARLLGASRLQVLRRVHLPMIAPALGRAAFLAFLVAWSDYIVTVIIGGGELVTLPLVVAGAAAGLGNDAAVAVMSLAAVVPPFLLLIATLSVGRSGRAGRSTTAGGARPRTPGVVATRTPASATPPKEKVPA, translated from the coding sequence ATGACGCGTCCGACGGGCAGCGCCCTCACGGTCTCGCGCGGTGCCGGCAGGGCGGGCCGCATCCTCGTCTCCGCCGTCCTGATCGTCTGGTTCGCCCTCCCGCTGCTCCCCCTCGTGCTGTGGTCGTTCGCCGATGCATGGTCGTATCCGTCGCCGCTTCCGACCGCGTGGGGTGTCGGCGGGGTCGAGGCGGCGACCGGTTTCGGGGCCTGGCCGGCGTTCGTGCGCTCCATCGCTCTCGGACTCGCGGTCGCCGCGATAGCGACCCCGCTCGGCGCACTGGCAGCGCGCGCGCTCACGTTCGGCGCCGTGCCCTTCCCGCGCACCGTGTCGGCACTGCTGCTCGCCCCCATCGCGCTCCCCCCGTTCGCCGCGGTGCTCGGCGTCAACGTCCTGCTGCTGCGGGCGTTCGTGCCATCGGTGCTCGGCGTCGTGCTGGTGCTGGTCGTTCTGGCGATCCCCTACACCGCATTCGTGATGCGCACGGCCTACGGTGCGTACGACCGCGCCTACGAGGACGAGGCGCGACTCCTCGGCGCAAGCCGCCTGCAGGTGCTGCGGCGCGTCCATCTTCCGATGATCGCCCCCGCGCTGGGACGAGCGGCCTTCCTCGCGTTCCTGGTCGCGTGGAGCGACTACATCGTGACCGTCATCATCGGAGGCGGCGAGCTGGTGACCCTGCCCCTGGTCGTCGCGGGCGCGGCGGCCGGTCTCGGCAACGACGCCGCGGTCGCCGTGATGTCCCTCGCCGCCGTCGTCCCGCCCTTCCTCCTGCTGATCGCGACGCTGTCCGTCGGCCGGTCTGGACGAGCCGGCCGGTCGACCACGGCCGGCGGCGCCCGACCGCGCACACCGGGCGTCGTGGCGACCCGAACGCCGGCATCCGCGACGCCCCCGAAAGAAAAGGTTCCCGCATGA
- a CDS encoding ABC transporter ATP-binding protein, whose amino-acid sequence MSADLVLDHLSKRFPGARSAALDALSLTVAARTCTAVLGPSGSGKSTLLRVIAGLETPDAGTVRIGGRDVGPIVAERRGVGMVFQRSLLFPHLTVRDNIAFADRVAGMSRTAARTRAEEYLAMVQLAGYGDRRVGELSGGQEQRVAIARALAAEPAVLLLDEPFSALDPALRTDMHDLLATIRRAVSPTIVLVTHDRDEAARVADRIAVVEDGALLHEGSVADAYRRPRTLQVARLMGGRNEIPGRVVGDRHVSVLGRFPVRQTAVEGDAVLLVRQEDVLLAEPDTPVPATASRIEAMVTDVRRAGARTDVTVRTPDGTVLHAEAPGTAPPIPGDAIGLDLPHAALHVVAA is encoded by the coding sequence ATGAGTGCCGACCTCGTCCTCGATCACCTCTCCAAGCGGTTCCCCGGCGCGCGGTCGGCCGCTCTGGACGCGCTCTCGCTCACGGTCGCCGCGCGCACGTGCACCGCGGTCCTCGGCCCCAGCGGGTCGGGCAAGAGCACCCTGCTGCGAGTGATCGCCGGCCTCGAGACGCCGGATGCCGGCACCGTCCGCATCGGCGGAAGGGACGTGGGCCCGATCGTCGCCGAGCGCCGCGGGGTCGGAATGGTCTTCCAGCGATCGCTGCTGTTTCCGCACCTGACAGTGCGCGACAACATCGCCTTCGCCGACCGGGTCGCCGGGATGTCCAGGACCGCGGCTCGCACGCGGGCCGAGGAGTACCTCGCGATGGTGCAGCTCGCGGGATACGGCGATCGACGGGTCGGCGAGCTCTCGGGAGGTCAGGAGCAACGGGTGGCGATCGCTCGTGCGCTCGCCGCGGAGCCGGCGGTCCTGCTCCTGGACGAGCCGTTCAGCGCGCTCGATCCCGCACTCCGGACCGACATGCACGATCTGCTCGCGACGATTCGGCGAGCGGTCTCACCGACGATCGTGCTCGTGACGCACGACCGCGACGAGGCCGCACGGGTCGCGGACCGCATCGCCGTGGTGGAGGACGGAGCGCTGCTGCACGAGGGCAGCGTCGCCGACGCCTACCGCCGCCCGCGGACGCTGCAGGTGGCCCGCCTGATGGGCGGGCGCAATGAGATCCCGGGCCGCGTGGTCGGCGACCGCCACGTGAGCGTGCTCGGCCGGTTCCCCGTGCGCCAGACGGCCGTCGAGGGCGACGCCGTGCTGCTGGTCCGCCAGGAGGACGTCCTCCTCGCCGAGCCCGACACGCCCGTCCCTGCGACGGCATCGCGGATCGAGGCCATGGTGACCGACGTCCGCCGAGCGGGCGCTCGCACCGACGTCACCGTGCGGACCCCCGACGGCACCGTCCTGCACGCGGAGGCGCCGGGCACGGCGCCGCCGATCCCGGGGGATGCGATCGGACTCGATCTGCCCCACGCCGCCCTGCACGTCGTCGCCGCCTGA
- a CDS encoding DUF2207 domain-containing protein translates to MGQKMWRALVALVALAVLPIAVLTACSVDFGDDGSTAVSTNVNDFSFDSLDVQYTLGRADDGTSTLRVEETFVARFPDYDQNRGMRRSIPDSYLDAPLNPRLISITDGEGNPRESETASEDGVFSMTSRADDYVRGVQTYVFTYELENVARYFSDTGVDEFYWDVNGTEWQQDFGRVTVRLIVPPDLADSLAGGQACYLGFQGSGDTCGLSSDAAPDGAVTFEATAAPVPAYQTMTISVAFAQGTFAPFDDSYLASPWGWVNGLAALAALAALVFAIVTRVRRLSDEPGRPTIIAEYTPPPGMDALESAVLLGKTSKAIPAEVLEQAVVGSIRIVEGERKLFGGVKLKAQLVDPSRADGDGRALLAGLFPFMEPGAEYEFGSTDTRLSAAAQRILKAATGELTRRGLRKKIPGGVRAWPVLAMVATGAAVVFSAFLALDASVFPLIPILTMIGAFLAFFVVIVLVSRNPLSAKGAEVRDHLRGLEEFIEWAEADRIRMLQSPQGAERVRVDPSDPAGMLKLYEALLPYAVVFGQEKQWAERLAVLYGPESSPTWYAGSHGFSAASFSSGIGSLSASSASSSSTSGGSSGGGSAGGGGGGGGGGGV, encoded by the coding sequence ATGGGGCAGAAGATGTGGCGCGCACTGGTCGCGCTGGTCGCGCTGGCGGTTCTGCCGATCGCGGTGCTCACCGCCTGCTCGGTCGATTTCGGCGACGACGGGAGCACCGCGGTCTCCACGAACGTGAACGACTTCTCGTTCGACAGCCTGGACGTGCAGTACACGCTCGGTCGGGCCGACGACGGCACGAGCACCCTGCGCGTCGAGGAGACCTTCGTGGCCCGCTTCCCGGACTACGACCAGAACAGGGGCATGCGGCGCAGCATCCCCGATTCGTATCTCGACGCTCCGCTGAACCCGCGCCTCATCTCGATCACCGACGGGGAGGGCAACCCGCGCGAGTCCGAGACCGCGTCCGAGGACGGCGTCTTCTCCATGACATCCCGGGCCGACGACTACGTCCGCGGCGTGCAGACGTACGTCTTCACCTACGAGCTCGAGAACGTCGCGCGGTACTTCTCCGACACCGGTGTGGACGAGTTCTACTGGGACGTCAACGGCACCGAGTGGCAGCAGGACTTCGGGCGGGTGACGGTGCGGCTGATCGTCCCCCCGGATCTGGCGGACTCCCTCGCAGGAGGGCAGGCCTGCTACCTCGGCTTCCAGGGGTCGGGGGACACGTGCGGACTGTCCTCGGATGCCGCCCCCGACGGCGCGGTGACGTTCGAGGCGACCGCCGCGCCGGTGCCGGCGTATCAGACCATGACGATCTCCGTCGCTTTCGCGCAGGGCACGTTCGCGCCGTTCGACGACTCCTACCTCGCCTCGCCGTGGGGCTGGGTGAATGGCCTCGCGGCGCTCGCGGCGCTCGCCGCGCTCGTCTTCGCGATCGTGACGCGCGTCCGACGCCTGAGCGACGAGCCCGGACGGCCGACGATCATCGCGGAGTACACGCCGCCTCCCGGCATGGACGCGCTGGAGAGCGCGGTGCTGCTCGGCAAGACGTCGAAGGCGATCCCGGCCGAGGTCCTCGAGCAGGCGGTGGTGGGCAGCATCCGGATCGTCGAGGGGGAGCGGAAGCTGTTCGGCGGCGTCAAGCTCAAGGCGCAGCTCGTCGACCCGTCGCGTGCGGACGGCGACGGCCGGGCGCTGCTGGCGGGGCTCTTCCCCTTCATGGAGCCCGGCGCCGAATACGAGTTCGGCAGCACCGACACGCGGCTGTCGGCGGCGGCGCAGCGGATCCTGAAGGCAGCGACCGGCGAGCTCACCCGCCGAGGCCTGCGCAAGAAGATCCCCGGTGGTGTGCGGGCGTGGCCCGTCCTCGCGATGGTCGCGACGGGTGCGGCGGTCGTGTTCAGCGCGTTCCTCGCCCTCGACGCCTCGGTGTTCCCGCTCATCCCGATCCTGACCATGATCGGCGCTTTCCTCGCGTTCTTCGTCGTGATCGTCCTCGTCTCCCGCAATCCCCTCTCCGCGAAGGGGGCGGAGGTGCGCGATCACCTGCGCGGGCTCGAGGAGTTCATCGAATGGGCGGAGGCGGATCGCATCCGCATGCTGCAATCGCCTCAGGGTGCAGAGCGCGTGCGCGTCGATCCGTCGGATCCGGCCGGGATGCTGAAGTTGTACGAGGCCCTGCTGCCGTACGCCGTCGTGTTCGGGCAGGAGAAACAGTGGGCCGAGCGCCTCGCGGTGCTCTACGGGCCGGAGAGCTCGCCGACCTGGTACGCCGGGAGCCACGGCTTCAGCGCCGCGTCCTTCTCGTCGGGAATCGGCTCGCTCTCGGCCAGTTCGGCCTCATCGTCGTCCACGTCGGGCGGTTCGAGCGGGGGCGGCTCGGCCGGCGGCGGCGGGGGCGGCGGGGGCGGCGGCGGCGTCTGA